Part of the Tribolium castaneum strain GA2 chromosome 4, icTriCast1.1, whole genome shotgun sequence genome is shown below.
TGACTGCGATTTGTACAGATAGTTTAATGTAacttatttatgaaaatttaataaaaatttaaaagtactacgaattttatttcatcTAGAACTTGAAAAAACGGCTTTTCTTTAGATAATCAAGACACAaccttttacaaaaataaaacaaataaatttactctAGTAAAGTTTCATAGACTTTTATATGCTTTTACAacaaaagtccaaaaaaaacatatgttcgagtttttgatgtttgatttttccaatttttgtcgctattttggtcgatttcgggtatcaggaacatttatcgagcaataactccggaactctTAGAGATAACACtataaagtgtattatcgttggaaagctcttatAGTTAtctataatattttaattatctttttcaaaaaaaatctttgttctccgactaatagtttccgaaaaaattgcaaacaaaagcaaactttggtaaaatttaaaaaactttataactaaagaactattgggaatttggtaattttcttgatgccaatcgatttcccggatcattCTGCATAGGCAAGGATTaaaatagttctactttttcaaataatttagtcgtaatttattttattttaatttaaaaaatggtggatgcgccgagttatttttcaaaaaatttataacttaaaaactaaaagttgttgagcaatgcggtttgttccattaaattcagaggcttattttctgtattaaaccaacttttaatgatatgtaaacttttaaagatttttgctaaaaattaagataggtggTATCTAtcgtggaaaattttattcatcaaaaaaattcataactcgaaaactaaaagtcgtagagcaatgcggtttgttccattgaattcagcggctcattttctgtattataccaacttttcacgagatttaaaattttcaattttttttgctaaaatttcctgagtgaTACTCTACcctcaaaaaggtgaaaaaaaataatttttttttaaactcactccagtgaatttttatggacttctacatgtcttaacaacccacaaaagttgttaaaagtccacaaaaagtccatatgttcgattttttgatgtttgattttttcaattttcgtcgcacttcttgtcggttttgggtacccggaacatttctcgagcaacagctccgaaactattaaagataaccccatgaagtgtattatcgttggaaagctctttaaattatctatttttttcaaaaaagattattgttctctaattaacagttttcgagcaaactgctgctaaatgcaaaaattggtaaaattttaaaaaattcataactaaaaaactattgggaatttggcaattttctcgatgccaatcgattccccggatcattttgcatagatatggatcaaaacagttctactttttagaattgtttagccgtaaataataaaataaaaaaaattaaaaaaaagttaacacccccccctcaAAAtcggttaatttttaaagtgtttcaaaatcaaataaaacctaatctgtcttatagatttttaagtgctctttccgatctaaaaaagcgttttctcctagctcttttagtttggccgtaatcggcgtttgaaaattgaaaatttttttgcgagatatcgccttgagtcctatgccattttgtagagttttttattccagttatcctccattttttcgtttctcgataactctaatagtttcgccgtaattagcgattaaaaattgaaaaaaagtgaaaatggaaatctttttttgcgtttttctcggaaagtgtaagacttagagcaacgatcAAAAAACCacctgatagcgcttaattttagctattttttcgtctaaacccggagccgctccgggcaacggttccggctacagaagcgatcaaagtttttcactaaaaaaaatcataaaaaaaaaactaaaagtcgtagagcaatgcggtttgttccattgaattctacggctcattttacatattatatcaatttttcacaagaattaaaaattaaaatttttttgcttaaatttagggtggtcatttgtcatagtggaaaattttatccaacaaaaaaattcataactcgaaaactaaaagtcgtagagcaatgcggtttgttccattgaattcagcggctcattttctgtagtataccaactttttacgagatttaaaattttcaatttttttgctaaaatttcctgacttataatacacttacttaccttcaaagaggtggaAAGGTGATTGGTTCGATATCTAACATAAaagccttcatttttgttattttatttatttattttcacaaataaGTTACACTAAAACTATCTGTACAAATCGCAGTCAGGTCTTAATTTACCAGGCATAGGAAGCTCCCAAACCAGAGAAAGTGGCATGAGAGACAACAGCAGCTGGGGAGTAGGCAACAGCGGCGGCTTTGGTGGCAACAACTGGGGCATGAGCAGCATAGGTGGCAACTGGGGCATGAGCATAGGTGGCAACTGGGGCATGAGCATAGGTGGAGACAACGGGGGCGGCGTGAGCATAAGTAGAGACAACGGGGGCGGCATGAGCGTAGGTGGAGACAACGGGAGCGGCGTGAGCGACAACTGGAGCGTGAGCAGCGTAGGTGGAGACGACGGGAGCGTGAGCTACGGCAAGAGCATCATTGGTGATACGGGTGTCGTATTTGCGAACGCTAGAGAAGGCACTGTCTACGGCTTTGGAGTAGGTGGACACGGCCTGGTTGCCTCCGAAGGAGCGGACGACGCTTTGGTGCGAAGAGCCGATGGCTGGGGCGTGGATGGCGACTGGGGCGGCGTGGGCCACGGCAACGGGGGCGGCGTGAGCGTAGGCGACGGGGGCGGCGGCTACCACGGGGGCGGCTTGGTGGATGTAAGCGCTGCTGACAGCTGGGGCGGCGGAGTAGGCCACGGCTGGGGCTCCGATGAGACCGGCGTTGGCGTAAGCCAAAGCAGCGGCGAAGACTacgaactgaaattttttaaatgtaattattcGATTTTGGTGGTTGGGGCTTGGAACTCACTTTGAATGCCATTgtggttttttggtttagtGAAGACTGATAGTGTTGACGACTATTCCgcgatttttatacaaatttgttGCACAATTGAGAGCCTCAGGTGTGGTCCACTTTCGCAAATGATGAAGGTCTGGGTTAGGGCGGCACCTCTTGTTAATAATTGCCGATTTTACATAACGGTGCAGGAGCAAGGTGGATGTGCTAATAATGACGAagcatttttcgaaaaaatacaagcttattatctttttttttgttgcaacaatttcttaattaaaataaaagggAACCTATTTACaggtcaataaaataaatttaatttgttactaAGATCTTGTTAAGAAgtcttgcaaaaatatttttcacaataataaatttagacGACTTTCTATTTCTGTAGGTACACCCAAAAGATTTATGAATGTGTCTCATTATAATACCTACGCACAATAAAACATTGTAACAGTTGTAGTTGTTGTTTCTATTAACAAAAAAGCCCCAAGGGGAAACTTTCAAtacaacaaatatttaaaaattgttctgcCACAGGAATTGCATAAATTGATCTCTATTGCTTGCCGTGttgttatatttaaaaaaaaatgtccaaaattCATTTCTTCGTTAATAATTCCgatgagaaaaaaaagaaaaggcttattaaaatttgaaaacataaactttttatttgcgAGTGataagtgttttatttagaaGAATTGGTGTTGGTGCAGCCGCTGCAATCAGAAATTCGGCATGAATTAAATCGTAATTTCGTAATCGTCGTATTTTTGCCTCATTTTGGGTTTAcgcaacattttttgttatttattgtgGTTATGTAACCCAAGTTTGAGGTTAGAAAACTGTCAAAGTGACAGCTGtcttattcaaaaatgcatttatttatttttcttctgcatttttaattgtaaacacacaaaaacgtgataagataataataatcccATTTCCGGAATAAGGCATTCCACATTTATGTTATATAAATATGTAATTATTACAATCCTTTCGCCGGCAAATGAGATGATTTTTAGAAATGATTCATTCAAGGTTGAAAACAGCTCCCTGCTGCATTAAATCCCAGCCAGAGTCAAGTTCATTGGTGCATTGAGATTACTGTTTTTTTGCCGACCACAAGTGTAAATCTAATGGGTAACAATCTTAAGAAAATGTTAACAAATGAAGAAACTCATCAGGCGATGGTGGATAACTTTGAGCCAGTGGAAACGTTCAAATTCCATCCTCCTTTCCCCGAAGATTCAAATAATGGTTTGTATTTGAACGATTTTTATTTACCTGAAGAAATCGTCACGATTATACTCAACTACATCCCTCCTAAACAAGTTTTAAAGGCGAGCCTTGTTTGCAAAAAGTGGTGCAACATTATCAAGTCTGATTCATTCTGGTCCGATATTTATTCCAGACGGTAcaataaaaaaccgaaaaaactGCCTTGGTATGTGTACTATTGTCTCTTAACAAGTGATTACTTCGATAAGAACttgataaaaaatggaaatggaCAAAACCAGTACCAGAACTGGAAAATTGTGATGAATTATGGCGACGGGTTTAGAATTGAAGACCCCCCTTGTGGGTCCGATCCGCTCCCGCCTGATGTTCCCGACTTTAATGGAAAAACTAGCTGTTTTGCCACGTCCTACTATGAATGTAATAAATTCCAAGAAGTGTCTTTAAATAACAGACTTTTGAGACTCATTTTCATGAAATATAAGCCCCACATTTATCTGAGCGAATGGGTGGCTGCTAGGTTTGACTGTGGCAGCGTTTATCATTTGATTTGTAAACTTTACGGTCACAAACAAGACAAAACCAAAACTCGCTCTAGAAGAACTGACGGAGATAGTAGTGATGATACTGAAGAAGAAGAAACTGAGCAGCCTCTCCACATTGAACAGAAAGAATTAAGGGTGGAGCAGTGGGCTGGTTCCACTTGGTCCAAGGTATTGTACGAAAAATGTTTAGTATTAAAGTTAtaatttggtttatttagGTTGAAATGGTCGTTAGTGATTACCCTCCAGGTGTGGACAGGATTGTGTTCCAACACGAAGGGAGAGATACGCAGTTTTGGAAGGGCCACTATGGTAGTAAGATGGCTGGGggcgttttaaaaatactatTCGACTCAATTGAGCCTCTGTCTTAAATGTGATTTAAGCTGTTAATACTTTCATATTCTATTGTACTCGTTTttgctttaataaattatttaacaaaaaaaagtgtcttTGTTTGGGAATCACTGTTGACGAAACCCCGGCCTTAAGAAGAGTTGAGGTTAGATTCAAGACATAAACTTTCTTTAAATCAAAGAATGGGTAAGTATTCGTAAACTCCCCACCTCCAGAGTACCCCTAAGCCCCCTTCCAGACCTAAACGAGGCCCGCAAGGCCCTCGAAGCCTGCCTGAACGAGGACCAACGCAAGCAATACTTCGACATCCTCCGCCAGTGGTTCTCCTTCAAGTCCCCCATAACCCGCGAAGAGTTCGACACCGAGGTCCGCAAACTCCTCGTCAACGAGGACCAAATCCGCTGTCACAACTACTTCCTGCTCGCCCTTCTGGCAAAGCGCACCTCCAGTCGCACAAAAACCACCCGAAACACCTGCGACAAAGGCGTCTTCGAGTGCGCCGACTATGTCGACTACGTCCAGCCCTCGAGCCCCACGATGCTGCCGCCCGCCGAGTACGAAAACCGCAGCGCGGCGGCCGAACTTTTCATGCCCGATTCCGGCTTTGTCTCCACTCGAATTGCGGTGACCAGCTGGGAAAACGGCCTCGATGGGGCCGAGGAGAGCGTAACGGAGCTGATAGTACACGCGTGTCAGGTTTTCGTTAAGAATATTCTGACAGCGATGATTTCCAGAATGAAGGGGTATAAAGTCAGAGACGGCAAGTTTCAGTACGGGTTTAATTTGCCAATTCCTGATCCCTTCATCAGGAACTTCCACAATGTGATCGACGAAACGCAGGAGAGCAAGACTGAGGTTGTGGACAAGGAGGACACGTTCATTCCGAGGTGTAAGCCGAGCCTGGAAGTGGCCGAGCAACAAGCCGCTTTCGCCTACTCGTGCGCCAGGAAGAAAAAATGCGATAACACCTTAACTGTTAGGCTGTTGTACGAGACTCTGAAGGAAAACCCGCAAATATTGGGCCTCCACGAGATGCAAagtgttaatttatttaaattaagtcTACAAGTCgatgaataaaacattttgagGACTCCTGCTTTTTGAATTACATAACCCTACTTTTCAAACCTTCCTTACACACTATCCTAATGATTTAAGCGCTAGTAAAATGATGAATATATCTAAAGTAGCCCTCCGTTCGAGGTAACCAAAGCCAAAGGCCGATTTACATTGTTACGTAACACTGTTACAGGGTGTCTCGGGTCAAGCTAACCTCACAGTTAGCCGGGCTTGCAACCACCCCTgatgaaaaaatcgaaattccGAAACGTGTCCCCCGTGGCCCCACGGACATCCTCCGTGCGTTGGAGAGTACAGTGGGGCGGGACCCAACCGCCGCCCATTACAAATACCATGATGACCCATATCTAATCCCATTATCTAATAACGGGAAGCGCGTTTTTGCGTTGTCCCAAGAGGCCGGTCGTAAAGCGGCTCATTGGATAAGACGCGAACATGCCGATTTGTTTCAACACCGGGAGGCCGATCCCACGATAGAGGCCTTTGTGCCCCCTATGGTCTTTGACGAAAAAAGCGAAGTTGCCGTTACTGACCTCCAGAAGCTCATAAAAACGGCTCAAGTGAGTGACGCCGTCGTGGTTTATAAGCTACTGAAGGAGAAAGGGGCTGAGGTCGCCCCCGAGCTGGAGCAAGGCTTGCTGGAGTTAGTCTGCTACCAGAATTGTGAGGACGGCCTCTCGGATGAGTTTATCGAGGAAAAGTGGTTCAAACAGTCGCAGAAGGGTAAGGAGAAGTTGAGGAAAACGTGGAAGTAAGTCACCAAGTAAGTGACCAAGGTAAGGcccttattaaatttttgacgtaTTATCAGAGATGGCGATTTTGCGGAACAACTTTTTATGAACTTGCCTAATAAAACACCAGAGGCTTATTGTGCCATAATCCAGGGCATGGCTAAGTATTATCAGGTAGATAGGGCCGTGCAATTGTTTGAGGAAGCCCAACAAAACAACATTCCTCTCAATACCAACACTTACAATTCTTTAATTTCTGCCGTCAACATTATGAAAGAAAGCTTCGACTTAAGATGGTCCCTCGTAGCCCAATTTCTCAACCAAATGAAAGACGCTAAACTTAAACCGAACTTGGGGACACTTAACGCTATACTTGCCGCACTCAGTTCGATGGGTAACCCAGTGGGGGCGAGAAAATACGCCCTTATGACACTGTCCCAGTTTAGAGAATTGGGGATTGAGCCTTCGCTAGGCTCGTGGAGTTTGGTTTTGAATACTTTTTACAAAGACAGTAAgtttagtaaaaaatgtgattaagaaaataaaaaaaaaaataaaaaaaaatcgtaggGGGACCAGTGAGTACAATTTTGCAcgatataattaatttagtagaGAATAAAGAACACCAAATTCGGGATTTGAAAGAcgttcatttttttgtaacggCTATGGAAACTTGTCGGTTCTACTTGAACGACGTCTCTTTGGCCAAACGCATCGATCGGCTGTTACATCACGGCGAAAATTATAACTTAATTGGGGATTCTTACAAAGAATCGGTCTATTAGTACGTTTAACTTCGTCAAATTGTTGCGGATGGTTAAGAACAAAACAACTTATCTTTAGTTGATTTTATGATAAATGCACCGGTTTTGGAAATATttctacagttttttttatttggtttgaGGTTTAGTTGTTTGTCCTTCACTGTCCATGGCAGTTTGAAGCAACTACTTATCCGTccatttattacaaaattttagtcgtcattacTTTGCCCTTCTTTGCGCGAATCTGCCCATCGAAGAATTCATGAATGACGTTTACTACAAATTAATACCCCACATTTACGTACCCGAGCCTGCACTAATGGCCGAAGTGCTCAACCAAGTCGACGTTAACGGTGCCATTGAATACGTGCCAAAATTATGGTCAGACTTGGTTATTTTCGATCACGCCCATCGTGAAAATCTTATTGAAATGGTTCTGAACTCGATGACAAACAACGAGGAGCTTCTCACTCCTGAATTGAACGAAAAATTCGCCACAGTCGGGTGGGACATTTTTTCGAGGTTTGACGATCAGGATAGTTATAAAGTTAGCAGAATGAAGGTTGCATTGTCGGGTGATTTTCTGGGGAAAATTTTACTGTTATTAGCGAGAAACAAAGAGTTTGAGAAAGCGTGTTGCGTCATGGAGAAGTTGGATAGAAATCAGCAAAGTATCGCTGGAGTGCCGAAAGTTGAAGCGTTGGACAAGTTTGTCGATTTGTGCATTGAGGAGAAAGCGCCCTCACGGGCTATTGtaagttgtaaattttgtgTAGCTAACGAGCAGAGcgagtgattttttttctgtaggCCTGTATCCAGTATTGCGTCGATTGTGGCTATGGGGAGGCTAACGCCATGGCCGTCAGACTTCACAAAAAGCTCACTTTGGACGAAGTTTTCCTCGACAAGCTTACGAAAATCGTGGGCGACATCTCACTAGCTGGTGCTAAGGACTCTGTTTAAGTTGtagttttcttgtaataaaacaacgtttaagtattttttgttttattaatccTGAACCCTGACCAAAAAAAGTCAATCAAAGCTTTAAAGCGATTGTCAAGGATGCGTTCTGGTGAACTACTTCCGATACAAGCAATCGTGCATTTTTAACCACTGACCTTTTACTCCCTCGCAGCTAATCATGAAATTTAGTTCATATATCGCACACCTGTGGCACATGTAAGATTTATGGTGCGTTCGGTATGATATTAGTTTTAATAGATTGGATATTAGTGAGCTATATAAGTGCAGGTGTTGTgccaaatatgatttttataaaatgttactTGAATTGGTGCTTTCAAGTGCGTTCGTTTGTGTGATTCGAGGTGACAGTTTTCCTTCACTCCTCACCACGAATGCTACTTTAGGtggttttaaagcaaaatcaAGGCAAATTAACATTTCTAATGGATTTTAGCCGTTATCATTGACCGCGAATTCTTATCAAACGAATACGAGGTTATAAAACACGCAATCGAATCCTACTTGGTGTTTGCAAAAcgagaaattttgaaacacgGAGGGGTGAACGTCCAGTATTATTCGTGGACGACTATTAACATCAAAAAAGGTGCAAGCGTGAGCGGCAATTTTCACCATATCtacaccaatttttttttttgagtagaattttgatttttttctgaataaaaaaactcaatttttgaaattactttttgtacgagaacggTTTTACAGCCATTTCATTTTAACGGGCGGGACACTTGCACGAATTTTCAGATTTTATCTTCAGTTTTTACGAACAGTATCagtagaagtgaatttttctttgtaaGAACTTAGTACTCGTTTAATTGTTTGCAACCTACAATTAgagccacatttttaaaatttaaaatacgcgtTAGAAAAAGGAATAGAAACTGATGACGGACGAGACTCAAAAAAGACCTCATATTTTTAtccttgaataaaattatttttttttaatttaaaaggcactaatttgaacaattattttgaagtaaaaagtgGAACCTGTTGGAACTTTTGAAGCCACAAACACGAAGAATAAGGCAATGTGCaacgacttctgattaatttacattttgtttacacatgacggacgggacaaaaaaatcatgtgtgtgaaaattgctctcaaaaatttattcagacaggttttaattattaaagaattaaaCAATATTATGATTAAACAGTGGAAATTAGacaattttggttttgtttacaacgtaaaaaattagaacaacattttatgtatgcgataacggacgggacagtgAAAGttacaaagataaaaaaatgttactaatcaatttacttacggacttccattttctaaaaatattattttgacattttgcttatgttttattttactataatttttattaaataaacaaacatttaaCACTGTGTTTTGACCGAAATTTTGCAGATGTTACTGCCATTTTTAGTATTGCTTCATGTCCTGATACTTGGCGATTATTTCGACAGGCTAGAGACGCGAATTTACTACATATGGCAATCTCTGGTAAACAATTCGAGTTTTCAACCAAAAATTGTAATCGAATTATTTAGAGTCAGACTGTCCGAGATTACCGCCCGATGAGGCAATTACAGTACCACTGATAACCCGAGGTGAAGAACTGCCTCAACTGTTACTCGACCTGCGAACTAGACAGACCTACAACTGGAACTCAGCTTTCATTCTCTACGACGACACCCTAAGTAATGAAAGccacttaataaaaattgctgGAACTGCTTTTTAGGCAGAGACCAAGTGACTCGAGTTGTAAAGTCCATAACGGCCCAGTACTCAAATTTGCGCGTAAATGCCGCTGCTATTTCATTTGTAAAACTCGAAACGCGCCTCCCTATGGACGAAATCCGACGCCAAGTCAAAGAAATCCTCTCTTCGGTGTCAATCAAAACAGTCGGAGGCAACTTTCTCGCGATTATTGGCTACGAACTCGTCGAACTTTTGATGGAATACGCGAAAATGTTCGGACTTGTCAACACCCGAACCCAGTGGCTTTACATAATCTCGAACACACATTTCAGGCACAAGGATATTAACCGTTTCAGGCA
Proteins encoded:
- the LOC663629 gene encoding larval/pupal cuticle protein H1C, which produces MAFKFVVFAAALAYANAGLIGAPAVAYSAAPAVSSAYIHQAAPVVAAAPVAYAHAAPVAVAHAAPVAIHAPAIGSSHQSVVRSFGGNQAVSTYSKAVDSAFSSVRKYDTRITNDALAVAHAPVVSTYAAHAPVVAHAAPVVSTYAHAAPVVSTYAHAAPVVSTYAHAPVATYAHAPVATYAAHAPVVATKAAAVAYSPAAVVSHATFSGLGASYAW
- the LOC663612 gene encoding F-box only protein 6 — its product is MGNNLKKMLTNEETHQAMVDNFEPVETFKFHPPFPEDSNNGLYLNDFYLPEEIVTIILNYIPPKQVLKASLVCKKWCNIIKSDSFWSDIYSRRYNKKPKKLPWYVYYCLLTSDYFDKNLIKNGNGQNQYQNWKIVMNYGDGFRIEDPPCGSDPLPPDVPDFNGKTSCFATSYYECNKFQEVSLNNRLLRLIFMKYKPHIYLSEWVAARFDCGSVYHLICKLYGHKQDKTKTRSRRTDGDSSDDTEEEETEQPLHIEQKELRVEQWAGSTWSKVEMVVSDYPPGVDRIVFQHEGRDTQFWKGHYGSKMAGGVLKILFDSIEPLS
- the LOC663595 gene encoding transcriptional adapter 1; the encoded protein is MDLNEARKALEACLNEDQRKQYFDILRQWFSFKSPITREEFDTEVRKLLVNEDQIRCHNYFLLALLAKRTSSRTKTTRNTCDKGVFECADYVDYVQPSSPTMLPPAEYENRSAAAELFMPDSGFVSTRIAVTSWENGLDGAEESVTELIVHACQVFVKNILTAMISRMKGYKVRDGKFQYGFNLPIPDPFIRNFHNVIDETQESKTEVVDKEDTFIPRCKPSLEVAEQQAAFAYSCARKKKCDNTLTVRLLYETLKENPQILGLHEMQSVNLFKLSLQVDE
- the LOC663577 gene encoding small ribosomal subunit protein mS39; this encodes MMNISKVALRSRVSRVKLTSQLAGLATTPDEKIEIPKRVPRGPTDILRALESTVGRDPTAAHYKYHDDPYLIPLSNNGKRVFALSQEAGRKAAHWIRREHADLFQHREADPTIEAFVPPMVFDEKSEVAVTDLQKLIKTAQVSDAVVVYKLLKEKGAEVAPELEQGLLELVCYQNCEDGLSDEFIEEKWFKQSQKGKEKLRKTWKDGDFAEQLFMNLPNKTPEAYCAIIQGMAKYYQVDRAVQLFEEAQQNNIPLNTNTYNSLISAVNIMKESFDLRWSLVAQFLNQMKDAKLKPNLGTLNAILAALSSMGNPVGARKYALMTLSQFRELGIEPSLGSWSLVLNTFYKDRGPVSTILHDIINLVENKEHQIRDLKDVHFFVTAMETCRFYLNDVSLAKRIDRLLHHGENYNLIGDSYKESVYYRHYFALLCANLPIEEFMNDVYYKLIPHIYVPEPALMAEVLNQVDVNGAIEYVPKLWSDLVIFDHAHRENLIEMVLNSMTNNEELLTPELNEKFATVGWDIFSRFDDQDSYKVSRMKVALSGDFLGKILLLLARNKEFEKACCVMEKLDRNQQSIAGVPKVEALDKFVDLCIEEKAPSRAIACIQYCVDCGYGEANAMAVRLHKKLTLDEVFLDKLTKIVGDISLAGAKDSV